DNA sequence from the Acaryochloris sp. CCMEE 5410 genome:
CATGAGAAAACCCAGCAGAGTATTCGCACTATCGCCTCGGCTACAGGAATTCCAAAAAGCAGTGTCGGTCGGCACTTGCAGTCAATCAAAAGGCGCTCTCAGTATCCTGAATCCTACTTTTGGGAAACAGAAGCAGGAAGAGAATGGTTGAGTCGCTTGGTGTTTGCAGTGATTTACGAGTTTGGCATCAAGGGGGGAATTGGCTCGGACAGCCTGTCATCATTTTTCCATCGACTGCGATTAAAAGAGCAGTTTGGCTATTCTGCGAGTGCCCTACGCACCCTTGAAGTGCGCCTGAAAGAAGTGATTCTCACCTATGAACAAGTGCAAATGGAATCATGCCAGGGGTCGCAACAGATTGGGATCTGTGTTGGCGCAGATGAAACCTTCTACAACCTACCGATATTAGTTGCTATCGAGTTAGCCAGTGGATTTATCTTCAGCGAAGCAGTCTGTGAGAACCGCACCTATGCCACATGGTGGCAGCAGGTCAGCAAGTGGTTTAATCCTCAACAATGGGACTGTCGATCTTTGGTGAGTGATGAAGCCAAAGCCATAGTCAAGCTGGCCTTAACAGGATTGGGGTGTCCGAGTCTGCCTGATGTCTTCCACCTCCTGTATGCCCTGAGCAAATCCATGGGCGCTGCGATTGCCCGCCAGCGGGTGCAATTGCAAAAACAGCAGCACGCCTTACAACAGAAGCTGAAGACGACTTCAAAGACTGCGGAAGTCCCCGCAGTAGAAGCCCAAATCACAGCCTTGCAAGCTCAGCAGCAACAACTTGAAACGGAGCATCAAGATTATCAGCAAAGCTTACACCAGCTCTCCCAAGCGATTCATCCGTTTCACATCGAGACCTGCAAACCTCAGTTGGGACTAGAGTTGCCTGCGGCACTCAAAGCTCCCCTGGCAACGTTGGAGCGTCTGAGTCAAAGTCATGCTCCCCAGAAGAGTCAAGATGCCCTTGAGCGCTGGCACAAACAGATTCCAGCCCTCTCGGGGACACTCCATTCTTGGTGGCAGTGGACACTCCAATCCCTCCAAGCTCAAACTCAAGATACAGATACTCAAAATTGGGTGCTTATGGTTTTACTGCCATGGGTCTATTGGCATCAGCAAACGCAAAAGACCCGGCAACCTCAACTCAAACAGGATTATCTCCAAGCCTCTCAAAAGGCTGAGGCTGTCGTGCTAGCTCATCCGTTTACCCTATCTTTGAGCCAATCACAGCAACACACGTGGGTGGATTGGGCCATCTGGATCTGTGCTAAGTTTCAGCGCACCTCCTCGGCGGTGGAGGGCCGTAATGGCTATTTGTCCAGACTTCATCATGCCAATCGCGGGTTTACCGAACAATCCTTACAGGTGTTGAAGACTATCCATAATTTTGACCTCAAACGCGATGATGGAACCACTGCTGCACAACGCCTATTCGATCAACAATTTCCTGACTTGTTTGAGTGGGTTGTTCAGAATATGGGTGACTTGCCCAGGTCAAGACGCACATTCAAACCCAAATTGTCCAGAAAGCCCTCTATACAAATTGTCCCGGCTTAAGTTGGTACCCGG
Encoded proteins:
- a CDS encoding DUF6399 domain-containing protein; the encoded protein is MTLNIKERCQKVFQCIHEKTQQSIRTIASATGIPKSSVGRHLQSIKRRSQYPESYFWETEAGREWLSRLVFAVIYEFGIKGGIGSDSLSSFFHRLRLKEQFGYSASALRTLEVRLKEVILTYEQVQMESCQGSQQIGICVGADETFYNLPILVAIELASGFIFSEAVCENRTYATWWQQVSKWFNPQQWDCRSLVSDEAKAIVKLALTGLGCPSLPDVFHLLYALSKSMGAAIARQRVQLQKQQHALQQKLKTTSKTAEVPAVEAQITALQAQQQQLETEHQDYQQSLHQLSQAIHPFHIETCKPQLGLELPAALKAPLATLERLSQSHAPQKSQDALERWHKQIPALSGTLHSWWQWTLQSLQAQTQDTDTQNWVLMVLLPWVYWHQQTQKTRQPQLKQDYLQASQKAEAVVLAHPFTLSLSQSQQHTWVDWAIWICAKFQRTSSAVEGRNGYLSRLHHANRGFTEQSLQVLKTIHNFDLKRDDGTTAAQRLFDQQFPDLFEWVVQNMGDLPRSRRTFKPKLSRKPSIQIVPA